Proteins encoded in a region of the Ruegeria sp. AD91A genome:
- a CDS encoding polysaccharide deacetylase family protein translates to MNPDWRPLDVELNHWRAESLPLPLWWRDDDAIAPTSQLDRLSELAEKLGLPVHLAVIPRDATPALAEYVAGRASLIPVVHGWAHTNHAPSGEKKAEFRLDRPLEVMVTDAQAGMARLRSLFGDNMRQMFVPPWNRIAPEMAKQLPKLGYRILSTATPRKSRLAAPGLEQINTHLDPIDWRGSRGLISPDAMIAQIVGFLRDRREGHSDNTEPFGILTHHLVHDQGIWAFTEALLSKLLSGPATAWVAPKNE, encoded by the coding sequence ATGAACCCCGACTGGCGCCCACTTGATGTCGAGTTGAACCATTGGCGTGCCGAAAGCTTGCCCTTGCCTCTGTGGTGGCGCGATGATGATGCCATTGCGCCAACATCGCAATTGGACCGCCTTTCCGAGCTGGCTGAAAAACTGGGCCTGCCCGTGCATCTGGCCGTCATCCCACGTGACGCGACGCCTGCGCTGGCGGAATATGTTGCCGGGCGCGCGTCTCTTATTCCGGTCGTACACGGTTGGGCACATACAAACCATGCGCCCAGCGGTGAGAAGAAGGCCGAGTTTCGGCTCGACCGACCGCTGGAGGTGATGGTGACGGATGCGCAGGCCGGGATGGCGCGTCTTCGGTCCCTGTTTGGTGACAATATGCGACAGATGTTCGTGCCCCCCTGGAATCGCATTGCGCCCGAGATGGCCAAACAGTTGCCAAAGCTGGGATACCGCATCCTGTCCACCGCAACGCCCCGCAAATCACGTCTGGCCGCACCGGGGCTTGAACAGATCAACACCCATCTTGATCCGATCGACTGGCGCGGGTCGCGTGGCTTGATCTCACCCGACGCCATGATCGCACAGATTGTTGGATTTCTGCGAGACCGGCGCGAAGGCCATTCAGACAACACCGAGCCCTTTGGTATTTTGACCCATCATCTGGTTCATGATCAGGGCATCTGGGCCTTTACCGAGGCCCTGCTGAGCAAATTGCTGAGCGGGCCCGCCACAGCCTGGGTCGCGCCAAAGAACGAATGA
- a CDS encoding class I SAM-dependent methyltransferase, whose protein sequence is MSRLDSMLRRLTAQRDGLNWAAERISGQPGDVLDMGLGNGRTYDHLREILPERRIWVMDRVLQCHPNSTPPAEDFLQGEAEPMLHRLAAGGHRIALAHYDFGRGIKHQDVAEAERLSPLIEKVMQPGGLLISGQPLVGFAQIQGPKTIAPDRYLFYTA, encoded by the coding sequence ATGAGCCGATTGGATTCCATGCTGCGCCGCCTGACGGCCCAACGCGACGGACTGAACTGGGCAGCCGAGCGGATCAGCGGTCAGCCGGGCGACGTGCTGGACATGGGGTTGGGCAATGGCCGCACCTATGACCACCTGCGTGAAATCCTGCCCGAGCGCCGGATCTGGGTGATGGACCGTGTCCTGCAATGCCATCCGAACAGCACCCCCCCGGCCGAGGATTTCCTGCAGGGTGAAGCCGAACCAATGCTGCACAGGCTGGCAGCCGGCGGGCATAGGATCGCGCTGGCGCATTACGACTTCGGACGCGGCATCAAGCACCAGGACGTAGCCGAAGCAGAGCGGCTCAGCCCGCTGATCGAGAAAGTCATGCAGCCCGGAGGGTTGTTGATTTCAGGTCAACCCCTGGTCGGCTTTGCCCAGATCCAGGGGCCCAAGACAATCGCCCCGGACCGTTACCTGTTTTACACGGCCTGA
- a CDS encoding alpha-D-ribose 1-methylphosphonate 5-triphosphate diphosphatase has translation MTEDLILANATLVLPHETITGSVRIVGETIAEIDTGNRVPAGAIDCEGDYVSPGLVELHTDNLERHIQPRPQVNWPHAAAILAHDAELASTGITTVFDAMRVGSIPSGARRYGKYARGLSQELWDLREQDALKISHFLHLRAEVCSETLVEELNEFGPEDRVGIVSIMDHTPGQRQFRDMNKLETYLKAKYAMDDDMYFQHVTQLKGLRNRNGDLHEVEAVKAACRFGAVLASHDDTTEDQVKVSAGHGIRLAEFPTTVEAARACHENDIQIMMGAPNIIRGGSHSGNVAACELARLGYLDILSSDYVPSALLLSAVRLGEIWGDMARGMKTVTLAPAQAAGLEERGELRADARADVIRFRMRAEVPVPSSVWVRGRRVA, from the coding sequence ATGACAGAAGACTTGATCCTTGCCAATGCCACGCTTGTATTGCCGCATGAAACCATAACCGGAAGTGTCCGGATTGTGGGTGAGACCATCGCTGAAATCGACACTGGAAACAGGGTTCCTGCAGGCGCGATCGATTGCGAAGGCGATTATGTCAGCCCCGGGCTTGTCGAGTTGCACACGGACAACCTTGAGCGTCACATTCAACCGCGTCCACAGGTGAACTGGCCCCATGCCGCTGCAATTCTTGCGCATGATGCGGAATTGGCCAGCACCGGGATCACGACAGTGTTTGACGCCATGCGGGTTGGATCGATCCCGTCGGGCGCGCGGCGGTACGGGAAATACGCCCGCGGCCTGTCGCAGGAGTTGTGGGATCTGCGCGAACAGGATGCGCTTAAGATCAGCCACTTTCTGCACTTGCGGGCCGAGGTGTGTTCGGAAACTCTGGTTGAAGAGCTGAACGAATTTGGACCAGAAGACAGGGTTGGCATTGTGTCCATAATGGATCACACACCCGGACAGCGTCAGTTTCGAGATATGAACAAGCTGGAAACCTATCTGAAAGCCAAATATGCCATGGACGATGACATGTACTTTCAGCATGTGACGCAACTGAAAGGGCTTCGAAATCGCAATGGCGATCTGCACGAGGTCGAAGCTGTCAAGGCTGCCTGCCGTTTCGGAGCAGTATTGGCCAGCCATGACGACACGACGGAAGATCAGGTGAAGGTGTCCGCAGGTCATGGCATCCGTCTGGCCGAGTTCCCCACGACCGTCGAAGCGGCACGCGCCTGCCACGAAAACGACATTCAGATCATGATGGGTGCGCCGAACATAATCCGTGGGGGATCGCATTCTGGCAATGTTGCGGCCTGCGAGCTGGCCCGGCTTGGGTATCTGGACATCCTGTCTTCGGATTATGTGCCGTCGGCCTTGTTGTTGTCGGCGGTTAGGCTGGGCGAGATCTGGGGCGACATGGCACGCGGGATGAAGACGGTAACGCTGGCCCCGGCTCAGGCGGCAGGGTTGGAGGAACGGGGTGAACTGCGCGCCGACGCCCGCGCCGATGTCATTCGCTTCCGGATGCGCGCGGAAGTACCCGTCCCGAGTTCGGTCTGGGTGCGAGGTCGACGCGTGGCGTAA
- a CDS encoding DUF1045 domain-containing protein — MTFTRYAIYFAPPAGAEWTKFATSWLGWDMEAGKQVTHPIVEGIDVVAVTEVPRKYGLHATLKPPFRLRNDKTFVALYEACGSLASRQPPVSLDGLEIARFGRFLALRPLGETQALNALAAACVRELDKFRAPTSEAELTRRRAAGLTPEQGANLVQWGYPFVLDAFRFHITLSGKLDKPTLRATQDVLQSHLAPLLPRPFQITDLALTGEAEDGRFHLIHRYALSG, encoded by the coding sequence ATGACATTTACGCGATACGCGATCTATTTTGCGCCACCGGCGGGCGCGGAATGGACGAAATTTGCAACCAGCTGGCTGGGTTGGGACATGGAAGCGGGAAAGCAGGTTACGCATCCTATTGTTGAAGGCATCGATGTTGTCGCTGTCACGGAAGTACCGCGCAAGTACGGGCTGCACGCGACCCTGAAACCGCCCTTCAGACTGCGCAACGACAAAACGTTCGTAGCCCTGTACGAGGCTTGCGGTTCGCTCGCCTCCCGCCAACCGCCTGTGTCGCTGGATGGCCTTGAGATCGCCCGGTTTGGGCGCTTTCTCGCACTGCGTCCGCTGGGTGAGACCCAGGCGCTGAATGCGCTTGCTGCTGCCTGTGTTCGGGAACTGGACAAATTTCGTGCGCCCACCTCCGAGGCCGAATTGACCCGCCGTCGCGCCGCCGGGTTGACCCCAGAGCAAGGCGCCAACCTGGTTCAGTGGGGCTATCCTTTCGTTCTGGACGCGTTCCGCTTTCACATCACGCTGAGCGGCAAGCTGGACAAACCAACCCTGAGAGCAACTCAGGACGTGTTGCAATCCCATCTGGCCCCATTGCTGCCGCGGCCCTTCCAGATCACGGATCTGGCCCTGACGGGCGAGGCTGAGGACGGGCGGTTTCACCTGATCCATCGCTATGCGCTCTCCGGTTGA
- the phnN gene encoding phosphonate metabolism protein/1,5-bisphosphokinase (PRPP-forming) PhnN, with protein MTLAPVIAIVGPSGVGKDSVMNALVARASGFQRVRRVITRPEGEEGEDFDRVSVETFQRMEWDGAFALNWRAHGLYYGVPKTITQQRQVAEAVLVNLSRTVLIQAQEVFGDLIVISLTAEAEVLAKRLSARGREGKAEQTRRLDRAQTSLPNGLNRVMDIDNSGAMEDTVAEILSHLQPESA; from the coding sequence ATGACGCTTGCCCCAGTCATAGCGATCGTCGGTCCTTCGGGTGTCGGAAAAGACAGCGTAATGAACGCGTTGGTGGCACGAGCGTCGGGGTTTCAGCGTGTGCGGCGGGTGATTACCCGCCCCGAGGGCGAAGAGGGCGAGGACTTCGACCGGGTCTCGGTCGAGACATTTCAGCGGATGGAATGGGATGGTGCTTTTGCTTTGAACTGGCGTGCGCATGGGCTGTATTACGGTGTGCCGAAGACGATCACACAGCAGCGGCAGGTGGCCGAGGCCGTTCTGGTCAACCTGTCACGAACGGTGTTGATTCAGGCGCAGGAGGTGTTCGGTGATCTGATCGTGATTTCCCTGACAGCGGAGGCCGAGGTTCTGGCCAAACGCCTGTCCGCACGGGGGCGGGAAGGCAAGGCAGAACAGACGCGGCGCCTGGACCGGGCCCAAACGTCTTTGCCCAACGGTCTGAACCGGGTCATGGACATCGACAACTCCGGTGCGATGGAAGATACGGTTGCCGAAATCCTGTCGCACCTTCAACCGGAGAGCGCATAG
- a CDS encoding alpha-D-ribose 1-methylphosphonate 5-phosphate C-P-lyase PhnJ produces MSAYNFAYFDEQTKRMIRRAILKGLAMPGCQVPFASREMPMPYGWGAGGVQVSAATLTPEDTLKVIDQGADGRTNAVSIRKFFENTAGAAATEETEKATVIQTRHRIPEAKLRQTLSLRRDTLDYVSQFLRFVPRVPLLDDVAEPLLTAGCDRQVALGKVSGLLKRLNTPERLWILSATTFSGGEKQRVSIARGFAHEYPAMLLDEPTASLDAQNLETVLPLIEEAKNKGMTIVWIFQDFDARERFCDREVDVSDFTPGIAA; encoded by the coding sequence ATGAGCGCATACAATTTCGCCTATTTCGACGAACAAACCAAGCGGATGATCCGGCGGGCGATCCTCAAAGGCCTGGCCATGCCGGGGTGTCAGGTACCGTTTGCCAGTCGCGAGATGCCGATGCCCTATGGCTGGGGTGCCGGGGGCGTACAGGTTTCAGCCGCGACACTGACGCCCGAGGATACGCTCAAGGTGATCGATCAGGGCGCAGACGGCAGGACCAACGCCGTGTCCATCCGCAAGTTCTTTGAGAACACGGCGGGGGCCGCCGCCACCGAAGAAACGGAAAAGGCAACCGTCATCCAGACCCGCCATCGCATCCCCGAGGCAAAGCTGCGCCAGACCCTTTCTCTGCGTCGTGACACGTTGGACTATGTCAGCCAGTTCCTGCGGTTCGTGCCTCGGGTGCCGTTGCTGGACGATGTGGCAGAACCCCTGCTGACCGCTGGCTGTGACAGACAAGTTGCACTGGGCAAAGTATCCGGGTTGTTGAAACGGCTGAATACTCCCGAACGCCTTTGGATCCTCAGCGCGACGACCTTCTCGGGCGGCGAAAAGCAGCGGGTGAGCATTGCACGAGGCTTTGCGCACGAGTATCCGGCGATGCTGTTGGATGAACCAACGGCGAGTCTGGATGCGCAGAACCTCGAAACCGTTTTGCCCCTGATCGAAGAGGCAAAGAACAAAGGTATGACGATTGTCTGGATTTTTCAGGATTTCGACGCACGTGAGCGGTTTTGTGACCGAGAGGTCGATGTCTCGGACTTCACGCCGGGGATAGCGGCATGA
- a CDS encoding HAD family phosphatase yields MKTVVFDIGNVLVKWDPHLAWLDEMGSREAVAEFLTRIDFPERNLRADGGEMFADLAAELENAEDRQRLSVYVERYARTVPHKIKGSWRLLYRLKEKGLPVHAITNWSAETWPVGVGAHPELGDVFGVTVVSGQEKLLKPQPEIFHLLCNRAGLSPENCIFIDDGLHNVEGACAVGMDGIHFTSPHALEHALIERGCL; encoded by the coding sequence ATGAAAACCGTCGTTTTTGATATCGGAAACGTGCTGGTCAAATGGGATCCGCATTTGGCATGGCTGGACGAGATGGGTAGCCGCGAGGCGGTGGCAGAGTTCCTGACGCGCATCGATTTCCCCGAACGCAACCTGCGGGCCGACGGGGGCGAGATGTTCGCCGATCTGGCCGCTGAACTGGAGAATGCGGAAGATCGGCAGCGCCTCAGTGTTTATGTTGAGCGTTATGCCAGAACCGTTCCACACAAGATCAAGGGAAGCTGGCGCCTGCTTTACCGCCTGAAGGAGAAAGGCCTGCCGGTTCACGCGATCACCAATTGGTCAGCGGAAACCTGGCCTGTCGGCGTGGGGGCACACCCCGAATTGGGCGACGTGTTTGGCGTTACCGTCGTGTCGGGGCAGGAGAAGCTGTTGAAGCCCCAGCCAGAGATTTTCCATTTGTTGTGCAATCGGGCCGGGCTTTCACCTGAGAACTGCATTTTCATCGATGACGGGTTGCACAATGTCGAAGGAGCGTGTGCGGTTGGCATGGATGGGATCCACTTCACCTCGCCGCACGCGTTGGAACATGCCCTCATCGAAAGAGGCTGCTTATGA
- the phnH gene encoding phosphonate C-P lyase system protein PhnH: MSVQMRFSGGSRNAPVDVAHAIRALAGCEPPAPLSVAAGTLILTLCDAETNVHLAGEADTDAVREWLTFHTGARMVAAEEADFALGTWDVLGPLDTYRIGTLEYPDHSATLIVECKRLEQNGAVLSGPGIRYTAQLSLPDAAALQSNAPLYPLGCDFFLTCGEAVAALPRSTQIRSEG; this comes from the coding sequence ATGTCTGTTCAAATGCGGTTTTCAGGGGGCTCGCGAAACGCTCCTGTCGATGTGGCACATGCAATCCGCGCTCTGGCTGGCTGTGAACCACCTGCGCCCTTGTCCGTCGCGGCTGGCACGCTGATCCTGACGCTTTGCGACGCTGAGACAAACGTTCATCTGGCGGGCGAAGCCGACACCGACGCGGTGCGCGAATGGCTGACCTTTCACACGGGTGCACGGATGGTGGCAGCGGAAGAGGCTGATTTTGCCCTTGGCACGTGGGATGTATTGGGGCCGCTCGATACCTACCGTATCGGAACGCTGGAGTATCCGGATCATTCCGCGACGCTTATTGTGGAATGCAAGCGGCTGGAGCAGAACGGTGCGGTTCTGAGCGGCCCGGGGATTCGGTACACTGCGCAGCTTTCTCTGCCGGATGCTGCGGCGCTTCAGAGTAATGCGCCGCTCTATCCGTTGGGGTGTGATTTCTTTTTAACCTGCGGTGAGGCGGTCGCGGCCCTGCCGCGTAGCACGCAGATCAGGTCGGAGGGTTAA
- the phnG gene encoding phosphonate C-P lyase system protein PhnG, with protein MTNQTEIEIKARKEWVGLLARAPDATLMTLWGGIQDCPIFEWLRGPEVGGVMVRGRIGGSGALFSLGEMTVTRCSVVLQDGTVYHGYVQGRSKSKAEAAALIDATVQTATAGDLQARLRDPLRQQMQAYKTARAAEAAATKVEFFTQVRGED; from the coding sequence ATGACAAACCAGACGGAAATCGAGATCAAGGCACGGAAGGAATGGGTGGGCCTGCTGGCGCGCGCGCCAGACGCCACCCTGATGACACTATGGGGCGGCATTCAGGACTGCCCGATTTTCGAATGGCTGCGCGGACCCGAGGTGGGGGGTGTCATGGTGCGTGGCCGCATCGGAGGTTCCGGCGCTCTGTTCAGCCTGGGTGAAATGACCGTTACGCGCTGCTCAGTCGTGTTGCAGGATGGTACGGTCTATCACGGATATGTTCAGGGCAGGTCGAAATCCAAGGCAGAAGCTGCGGCGTTGATTGACGCGACGGTGCAGACAGCAACTGCTGGAGACTTGCAGGCACGGTTGCGCGACCCGTTGCGACAGCAAATGCAGGCGTACAAAACCGCGCGCGCCGCAGAGGCAGCGGCCACCAAGGTTGAGTTTTTTACGCAGGTTCGGGGGGAAGACTGA